Proteins from a single region of Pseudomonas sp. BSw22131:
- a CDS encoding arylesterase, whose product MRAWFLSAGLGLLLVSQGAMAGTVLIVGDSISAAFGLDTRLGWVSLLEQRLAKEGFKDKVVNASVSGDTSAGGQARLPALLAEHKPDLVVLELGGNDGLRGQPPAQLQQNLSAMIDSSRAAGAKVLLLGMQIPPNYGPRYTTAFKEVYSNLATEKKVALVPFMLEGVGGVPEFTQADGLHPAANAQGRLLENVWPSLKPLL is encoded by the coding sequence ATGCGTGCGTGGTTTTTAAGTGCTGGCCTGGGGTTGTTGCTGGTGTCTCAAGGGGCAATGGCGGGCACGGTGTTGATCGTTGGGGATAGTATCAGCGCAGCTTTCGGGCTGGATACCCGGTTAGGGTGGGTCAGTTTGCTGGAACAGCGGCTGGCGAAGGAAGGTTTCAAGGACAAAGTGGTGAACGCTTCAGTCAGCGGCGACACCAGTGCAGGTGGGCAGGCGCGGCTGCCGGCGCTGCTTGCAGAGCACAAGCCGGACCTGGTGGTGCTGGAGTTGGGTGGCAATGACGGTCTGCGCGGTCAGCCTCCGGCTCAATTGCAACAGAACCTTTCAGCGATGATCGACAGCTCTCGTGCAGCCGGCGCCAAAGTCCTGCTGTTGGGGATGCAGATTCCCCCCAATTACGGGCCGCGTTACACCACAGCGTTCAAAGAGGTTTACAGCAATCTGGCGACCGAGAAAAAGGTGGCGCTGGTGCCATTCATGCTTGAAGGCGTCGGCGGTGTGCCGGAGTTCACGCAGGCTGACGGTTTGCATCCTGCCGCCAACGCTCAAGGCCGGTTGCTGGAAAACGTCTGGCCCAGTTTAAAACCTTTGCTTTAA
- a CDS encoding ABC transporter ATP-binding protein encodes MSESILSAQNLSKVVPSTEGDLTILHELSLELNKGDTLAIVGASGSGKSTLLGLLAGLDLPSAGSVTLAGRNLSDLDEDQRARVRAEHVGFVFQSFQLLDSLNALENVMLPMELEGRKDAREQARGLLERVGLGQRLTHTPRQLSGGEQQRVAIARAFAADPSVLFADEPTGNLDSHTGERISDLLFELNKERNTTLVLVTHDERLAHRCRRLIRLEGGRLVAPLEP; translated from the coding sequence ATGAGCGAAAGTATTCTCAGTGCGCAGAACCTCAGCAAAGTGGTCCCCAGCACCGAAGGTGACCTGACCATCCTGCACGAACTCTCCCTGGAACTAAACAAGGGCGACACGCTGGCCATCGTCGGCGCGTCCGGTTCGGGTAAATCCACCCTCCTTGGCCTTCTGGCCGGTCTCGACCTGCCGAGCGCAGGCTCGGTAACCCTCGCCGGACGCAATCTCAGCGACCTGGACGAGGACCAGCGCGCGCGGGTTCGCGCCGAGCACGTAGGGTTTGTGTTCCAGTCATTCCAGTTGCTCGACAGCCTGAACGCGCTGGAAAACGTCATGCTGCCGATGGAACTGGAGGGCCGCAAGGACGCGCGCGAACAAGCGCGCGGATTGCTTGAACGCGTCGGCCTCGGGCAACGCCTGACCCACACCCCGCGCCAGCTTTCAGGCGGTGAGCAGCAACGTGTCGCCATCGCCCGCGCGTTTGCCGCCGACCCCAGCGTACTGTTTGCCGATGAACCCACCGGCAACCTGGACAGCCACACCGGCGAGCGCATCAGCGACCTGCTGTTCGAGCTCAATAAAGAGCGCAACACCACGCTGGTGCTGGTGACACACGACGAACGCCTGGCGCATCGCTGCCGGCGCCTGATACGTCTTGAAGGTGGCCGTCTGGTCGCCCCTCTGGAGCCTTGA
- a CDS encoding ABC transporter permease, with translation MARLPFMRLLSLASRQLLRDARAGELRVLFFALVVAVAASTAIGYFGARLNSAMTLRATEFLGADLVLGGSSPATPEQIEAGTALKLDHSQTVVFSSVVATDAGIQLASVKAVDAAYPLRGELKSAPAPYEPETTGGEPQPGEAWAEARVLVALNIKVGDSIDVGSKTLKLSRVLTYEPDRAGNFYSLTPRVMINLADLKATNVVQPGSRVSYREMWRGTPEALAAYRKTIEPGLAPNQKIDDARDGNQQIGGALGKAERYLNMASLVAVLLAGVAVALSAARFAVRRFDASALLRCLGLSRNEALVLFSLQLAMLGVVASLTGAFIGWLAQLGLFYLLENLLPAAVPPGGLLPALAGICTGLVALAGFALPPLAALGRVPPLRVLRRDMLPIPASTWLVYGAALFALGLIMWRLSLDLVLTFALLGGGMIAALVLGGILLLALKSLRRLLANASLPWRLGLGQLLRHPLAAAGQSLAFGLILLSMGLIALLRGELLDTWQNQLPKDAPNYFALNILPNDKDHFAERISSLSTHSAPLYPMIPGRLMSINGAPVSQFVTKDSRGENATQRDLNLTWAATLPEGNTITEGQWWNGDQLPATDAVPGVSVETKLAKSLNMKLGDTLSFVIGGLTREVKVTSLRDINWDTFQPNFFMIFQPGTLKDVPATYLTSFYLAPGNDKQIVELSRAFPAVTILQVEALLEQLRSILDQVTLAVQYVLLFVLAAGMAVLFSGLQSTLDERIRQGALLRALGANRALLTKARRIEFGLLGAVSGVLAALGCELVSFALYRFAFNLQWQPHVWLLLLPVIGALLVGGAGVFGTRRALNASPLAVLREG, from the coding sequence ATGGCCCGTCTGCCTTTTATGCGCCTGCTCAGCCTCGCCTCTCGCCAACTGCTGCGCGACGCACGCGCAGGCGAATTGCGCGTGCTGTTTTTTGCCTTGGTGGTAGCAGTCGCTGCCAGCACCGCCATCGGTTATTTCGGGGCCCGACTCAACAGCGCCATGACATTGCGCGCCACCGAGTTTCTGGGCGCCGACCTGGTGCTGGGCGGTTCCAGCCCGGCGACTCCGGAGCAGATAGAGGCCGGCACCGCGCTGAAACTGGATCACTCACAGACCGTGGTGTTTTCCAGTGTTGTCGCCACCGATGCAGGTATTCAGCTGGCCAGCGTCAAAGCCGTTGACGCTGCCTATCCGCTGCGCGGCGAGCTGAAGAGCGCGCCCGCACCGTACGAGCCCGAAACCACTGGCGGCGAGCCGCAACCCGGGGAGGCCTGGGCCGAAGCACGGGTGCTGGTGGCACTGAACATCAAGGTCGGTGACAGCATCGACGTCGGTTCAAAGACCTTGAAGCTGAGCCGCGTATTGACCTACGAGCCCGACCGGGCAGGCAACTTTTACAGCCTGACGCCACGGGTGATGATCAACCTCGCCGACCTTAAGGCGACCAACGTGGTGCAACCGGGCAGCCGGGTCAGTTATCGGGAAATGTGGCGCGGCACGCCTGAAGCGCTGGCGGCGTATCGCAAGACAATCGAACCGGGGCTTGCCCCCAATCAAAAGATCGACGACGCACGTGACGGCAACCAACAGATCGGCGGCGCCTTGGGCAAGGCCGAGCGCTACCTGAACATGGCGAGCCTTGTGGCGGTCCTGCTGGCCGGCGTTGCCGTGGCGCTGTCGGCCGCACGCTTTGCCGTGCGCCGTTTCGACGCCAGCGCCCTGCTCCGCTGCCTGGGCCTGTCGCGCAACGAGGCGCTGGTCTTGTTCAGTCTGCAATTGGCGATGCTCGGCGTGGTTGCCAGCCTGACCGGCGCGTTCATCGGCTGGCTCGCGCAACTGGGGCTGTTTTACCTGCTTGAAAACCTGCTGCCTGCCGCAGTGCCGCCCGGCGGACTGTTACCCGCGCTGGCGGGGATCTGCACCGGCCTTGTAGCACTTGCCGGGTTTGCACTGCCGCCACTGGCAGCCTTGGGCCGCGTACCTCCATTGCGCGTACTGCGTCGCGATATGCTGCCGATTCCGGCCAGCACCTGGCTGGTCTACGGCGCGGCGCTGTTTGCTCTCGGTCTGATCATGTGGCGCCTGAGCCTGGACCTGGTGCTGACGTTCGCCTTACTCGGCGGCGGCATGATCGCTGCGCTGGTGCTGGGCGGTATATTGCTGCTGGCACTCAAGAGCCTGCGTCGACTGCTCGCCAATGCCTCGCTGCCTTGGCGTCTGGGGTTGGGTCAATTGCTGCGCCACCCGCTGGCGGCCGCCGGTCAATCACTGGCCTTCGGCTTGATTCTGCTGTCGATGGGTCTTATCGCCCTGCTGCGCGGCGAGCTGCTCGACACCTGGCAGAACCAGCTGCCCAAAGATGCGCCCAATTACTTCGCGCTGAATATCCTGCCCAACGACAAGGATCATTTCGCAGAGCGCATAAGCAGTCTGTCGACCCATAGCGCGCCACTCTATCCGATGATTCCAGGCCGACTGATGAGCATCAACGGCGCGCCGGTGAGCCAGTTCGTGACCAAGGATTCGCGCGGCGAAAATGCCACCCAGCGCGACCTCAACCTGACGTGGGCGGCAACGCTGCCAGAAGGCAACACCATCACCGAGGGTCAGTGGTGGAACGGCGATCAGTTGCCTGCCACGGACGCTGTGCCCGGGGTTTCGGTAGAAACCAAGCTGGCCAAGAGCCTGAACATGAAGCTGGGTGACACGCTGAGCTTCGTGATTGGCGGGCTGACCCGCGAGGTGAAAGTCACCAGCCTGCGCGACATCAACTGGGACACGTTCCAGCCCAACTTCTTCATGATCTTCCAGCCCGGTACGCTCAAGGACGTGCCCGCCACTTACCTCACCAGCTTTTACCTGGCGCCAGGCAACGACAAGCAGATTGTCGAACTGTCCCGCGCCTTTCCCGCCGTCACCATCCTGCAAGTCGAGGCGCTGCTGGAACAACTGCGCAGCATTCTTGATCAAGTAACGCTGGCGGTGCAGTACGTGCTGCTGTTCGTACTTGCGGCGGGCATGGCGGTGCTGTTTTCGGGGCTTCAATCGACCCTTGATGAAAGGATTCGTCAGGGCGCGTTGCTCAGGGCACTGGGCGCAAACCGCGCACTGCTGACCAAGGCACGACGCATCGAGTTCGGCTTGTTGGGTGCGGTCAGCGGTGTGTTGGCGGCGCTGGGGTGCGAGCTGGTGAGTTTTGCGCTCTACAGGTTCGCGTTCAACCTGCAATGGCAGCCGCATGTGTGGCTGTTGCTGCTGCCCGTCATCGGCGCGCTGCTGGTAGGCGGTGCCGGTGTGTTTGGCACGCGACGCGCATTGAACGCAAGCCCGCTGGCGGTGCTGCGCGAAGGTTGA
- the greB gene encoding transcription elongation factor GreB, with the protein MNTKIITRAGHEALKQELDHLWRVYRPEITQKVAWAASLGDRSENADYQYNKKLLREIDRRVRYLRKRLEDMRVVDYAPEQEGKVYFGAWVEIENEAGEMKKFRVVGYDEIYGRMDYISIDSPMARALLKKEVGDEFTVQTPSGEALWWINEINYPG; encoded by the coding sequence GTGAACACCAAAATTATCACTCGCGCAGGGCATGAAGCGCTGAAGCAGGAGCTTGATCACCTGTGGCGCGTGTACCGGCCGGAAATCACTCAGAAAGTCGCGTGGGCGGCCTCCTTGGGCGACCGTAGCGAGAACGCCGATTATCAGTACAACAAAAAACTGCTCCGTGAAATCGACCGACGCGTGCGCTATCTGCGCAAGCGTCTGGAGGACATGCGCGTCGTCGACTACGCCCCTGAGCAGGAGGGCAAGGTGTACTTCGGCGCGTGGGTCGAAATCGAGAACGAAGCTGGCGAGATGAAAAAATTTCGGGTGGTGGGGTATGACGAAATCTACGGCCGCATGGACTACATCTCCATCGACTCACCCATGGCCCGCGCGCTGCTCAAGAAAGAGGTCGGCGATGAGTTCACGGTGCAAACGCCTTCAGGTGAGGCGTTGTGGTGGATCAATGAAATCAACTATCCCGGCTAA
- a CDS encoding DUF2938 family protein, whose amino-acid sequence MFEFIYLAVLIGIGGTALLDLWALLLKATLGLPTPPWHLVGRWFAGLPKGQLVRREGIGNVPAVNNELAIGWAGHYLVGIVFAAVLLVIWGVQWAHAPSFLPALVVGLVTVGAGWFILQPGMGVGVACNKAPNPPVARLQNVIGHVVFAIGMYGAALVVG is encoded by the coding sequence ATGTTCGAATTCATTTACCTCGCGGTACTCATCGGCATCGGCGGGACGGCATTGCTGGACCTTTGGGCGCTACTGCTCAAAGCCACACTGGGTTTGCCGACCCCGCCCTGGCATCTGGTCGGACGCTGGTTCGCCGGTTTGCCCAAGGGCCAGTTGGTGCGACGCGAAGGCATTGGCAATGTCCCGGCGGTCAACAATGAACTGGCCATTGGCTGGGCTGGCCACTACCTGGTCGGCATCGTCTTCGCCGCTGTGCTGCTGGTCATCTGGGGCGTGCAATGGGCCCACGCGCCGAGCTTTCTGCCGGCGCTGGTGGTCGGTCTGGTCACAGTGGGCGCCGGCTGGTTTATTTTGCAGCCGGGAATGGGCGTCGGCGTGGCGTGCAACAAAGCGCCGAACCCGCCTGTGGCGCGGCTGCAAAACGTCATCGGCCATGTGGTTTTTGCCATTGGCATGTACGGGGCAGCGTTGGTGGTTGGCTGA
- a CDS encoding SDR family oxidoreductase — MTQTALVVGASGIVGSAITQLLLDNHWQVAALSRQPSTIPGVIPVAADLQNPASLNQALADLKPTHIFITTWSRQATEAENIRVNAAMVRNVLDAVRPAGSVEHVALVTGLKHYLGPFESYGKGTLPQTPFREEQGRLDIENFYYAQEDEVFAAAAKDGFTWSVHRPHTVTGVAVGNAMNMATTLAVYATICKATSRPFVFPGSRVQWDSLTDMTDARQLAKQQLWAATTPAAANQAFNITNGDVFRWSWMWGQIAEYFGLQPAAFPQAHSPLETQMADDQAVWTKIVAEHGLKESDISRLISPWHSDADLGRPIEVVTDMSKSRAMGFSAFQASDQAFFDVFEKLRAERLIP, encoded by the coding sequence ATGACCCAGACAGCATTGGTCGTCGGTGCCAGCGGCATTGTCGGCAGCGCCATTACTCAACTACTCCTCGACAATCACTGGCAGGTTGCAGCGCTGTCGCGGCAGCCGTCGACGATACCTGGCGTGATCCCGGTGGCCGCTGACCTTCAGAACCCAGCGTCGTTAAACCAGGCGCTGGCAGATTTGAAGCCCACCCATATATTCATCACAACGTGGTCGCGACAGGCCACCGAAGCCGAAAACATTCGGGTCAACGCGGCGATGGTGCGTAACGTCCTCGACGCCGTTCGCCCGGCCGGCAGTGTTGAGCACGTGGCTTTGGTCACGGGTTTGAAACACTACCTCGGCCCGTTCGAGTCCTACGGCAAAGGCACTCTGCCGCAGACGCCGTTCCGCGAAGAGCAAGGCCGCCTGGACATCGAAAACTTCTACTACGCCCAAGAAGACGAAGTGTTTGCCGCAGCAGCCAAAGACGGCTTTACCTGGAGCGTCCACCGGCCACACACCGTCACTGGCGTGGCCGTGGGCAATGCGATGAACATGGCAACCACCCTCGCCGTCTATGCAACGATCTGCAAAGCGACTTCGCGCCCGTTCGTGTTTCCCGGCTCTCGCGTGCAATGGGACAGCCTCACGGACATGACAGACGCACGCCAACTGGCCAAACAGCAGTTGTGGGCAGCCACGACGCCGGCCGCCGCCAACCAGGCGTTCAACATCACCAATGGCGACGTGTTTCGCTGGAGCTGGATGTGGGGGCAGATCGCAGAATATTTCGGCCTGCAACCGGCTGCGTTTCCCCAAGCCCATTCGCCTCTGGAAACACAGATGGCTGACGATCAGGCCGTCTGGACCAAAATCGTTGCCGAGCATGGCCTGAAAGAGTCGGACATCAGCCGATTGATCTCGCCTTGGCACTCCGATGCCGACCTCGGTCGCCCGATCGAGGTGGTCACAGACATGTCGAAAAGCCGCGCCATGGGCTTTAGCGCCTTCCAGGCCAGTGATCAGGCATTCTTCGACGTGTTCGAGAAACTGCGCGCCGAGCGTCTGATTCCATGA
- a CDS encoding hybrid sensor histidine kinase/response regulator: protein MPFLTDDHGCAGWGGEMAGRIRAFNWSLTDLGPIEAWSLSLRSAVQFLLASPVPLVMLWGRPGYMIYNDAYSVFAGGRHPYLLGTPVELGWPEVAEFNRGVMETCLAGGTLSFRNKNLVLLREGKPEEVWMDLYYSPVPGDDEAPAGVMAVVVETTSHVVSESLREQAGRAFRATNERLQLALNAGSLVGSFVWDIKTDLLSGDDRFARAFAYPADLLIEGMPLASAAEIIHPDDRDRVANSIAYTIRHGGPYNTEYRIRRADGHYIWVQASGRCEFDERGEPLRFPGVLIDINERKIAEDSLLQLTRTLEQRVADEVRARSAVEDKLRQSQKLEAIGGLTGGVAHDFNNLLQVISGNLYLLARQEPDNPRVQKRVSAAAAAVERGAKLSSQLLSFARRQALSPGVYSLLRIYEGLGELMQRALGETIHVEILLPENAWRIHVDRNQLENALLNLAINARDAMKGEGHITVSAQNVVLDQEACAGKELSPGEYVLLVVADTGGGMSPETAARAFEPFFTTKPDGHGTGLGLSMVFGFVKQSGGHTEIISTVDSGTRVRMYFPRSLEPEMQDTPNQMVGIAGGHETILVVEDDADVRATSVELLQQAGYNTLMAADGDDAIAILRSGVMIDLIFTDVVMPGQVKSADLAIWARQQSPQIPVLFTSGHTRDVLARTHELGSTTFLLSKPYSPDELTTMILAALKV from the coding sequence ATGCCTTTTCTGACTGATGACCACGGGTGTGCTGGCTGGGGCGGCGAGATGGCCGGGCGTATTCGTGCGTTCAATTGGTCGCTCACCGACCTGGGACCGATTGAGGCGTGGTCACTCAGCCTGCGCTCGGCGGTGCAGTTTCTGCTGGCATCACCAGTACCTCTGGTGATGCTGTGGGGGCGCCCCGGCTACATGATCTACAACGACGCTTATTCAGTCTTTGCCGGTGGCCGCCACCCGTATCTGCTGGGAACGCCGGTTGAACTGGGTTGGCCGGAAGTTGCCGAATTCAACCGTGGCGTGATGGAGACGTGCCTGGCGGGCGGGACATTGTCGTTTCGCAACAAAAATTTGGTCCTGCTGCGCGAAGGCAAGCCCGAAGAGGTCTGGATGGACCTTTACTACAGCCCTGTTCCGGGCGATGACGAGGCACCGGCTGGCGTCATGGCGGTGGTGGTCGAGACCACTTCGCACGTAGTCTCTGAAAGTCTGCGCGAGCAAGCCGGGCGGGCCTTTCGGGCCACCAACGAACGGCTGCAACTGGCGCTCAACGCAGGTTCCCTGGTGGGCTCGTTTGTCTGGGACATCAAAACCGATCTGCTCTCGGGCGATGACCGCTTTGCCCGAGCCTTTGCCTACCCTGCTGACCTGCTCATCGAAGGCATGCCGCTTGCCAGCGCAGCCGAGATCATTCATCCGGATGACCGCGACCGGGTGGCTAACTCAATTGCCTACACGATCCGGCATGGAGGCCCTTACAACACCGAGTACCGGATTCGGCGCGCTGATGGTCATTACATCTGGGTGCAGGCCAGCGGCCGGTGCGAGTTCGACGAGCGCGGTGAGCCGCTGCGTTTTCCGGGCGTGCTGATCGACATCAACGAACGCAAGATCGCCGAAGACTCGCTGCTCCAGCTCACGCGCACGCTTGAGCAGCGGGTGGCCGATGAGGTGCGTGCGCGTTCGGCGGTCGAAGACAAACTGCGCCAGTCGCAGAAGCTCGAAGCCATCGGTGGCCTGACAGGCGGCGTTGCCCACGACTTCAACAACCTGTTGCAGGTCATCTCCGGGAATCTCTATCTGCTGGCCCGTCAGGAGCCGGACAACCCACGCGTGCAGAAGCGCGTCAGTGCGGCGGCTGCGGCGGTCGAGCGCGGCGCTAAACTGTCATCGCAACTGCTGTCGTTTGCGCGCCGCCAGGCTTTGTCCCCGGGTGTCTACAGCCTGTTGCGGATTTATGAGGGCCTTGGCGAGTTGATGCAAAGGGCCCTGGGCGAAACCATTCACGTTGAAATCCTGTTGCCGGAAAATGCCTGGCGCATCCATGTGGACCGTAATCAGCTGGAGAACGCACTGCTGAACCTGGCGATCAATGCCCGCGACGCCATGAAAGGCGAAGGCCACATTACCGTCAGCGCACAGAACGTGGTGCTCGATCAGGAGGCATGTGCCGGCAAGGAACTCAGCCCCGGCGAGTATGTATTGCTGGTGGTCGCCGACACCGGCGGTGGGATGTCCCCTGAGACCGCAGCGCGTGCCTTCGAGCCGTTCTTCACCACCAAACCGGACGGCCACGGCACCGGGCTGGGCCTGAGCATGGTGTTCGGCTTCGTGAAACAAAGCGGTGGGCACACTGAAATCATCAGCACCGTGGACTCAGGCACGAGGGTGCGCATGTATTTCCCGCGCAGCCTTGAGCCGGAGATGCAGGACACCCCGAACCAGATGGTGGGCATTGCGGGAGGACACGAGACCATTCTGGTGGTCGAGGATGACGCAGACGTGCGTGCTACATCGGTCGAGTTATTGCAGCAGGCCGGCTACAACACCCTGATGGCCGCCGACGGTGACGATGCCATCGCCATCCTGCGCAGCGGCGTCATGATCGACCTTATCTTTACCGACGTGGTGATGCCGGGGCAGGTCAAAAGCGCCGATCTGGCCATTTGGGCACGGCAGCAGTCGCCGCAAATTCCCGTGCTGTTCACCTCAGGGCATACCCGCGACGTGTTGGCGCGCACACATGAACTGGGCAGCACCACCTTCCTGCTGAGCAAGCCTTACAGCCCTGACGAGCTGACCACGATGATTCTTGCGGCGCTGAAAGTCTAG
- a CDS encoding AraC family transcriptional regulator, with product MPADHRTISPTTPHFWRDAQLPFIEARCIEDGRKVCYSRHSHDVFSIGAITSGSSTYLHEKTSLTISTGTVVLMNPGDVHACNPIEDQPWSYIMLYIDAGWLASIQQVCSVGEAQAFRPIAATHTHSVALFEGLLTLHAMLIDPAVDALRKHEATLAYCLLMQQTLGCSAPPVRKANQKVERAAAYIDQHCLEAVRLEEICRAANLSEAYLIRAFEQRYHMTPHAYLINRRIQLAQTQLREGDPITDVAVQTGFADQAHFQRVFKKHLAVTPGQYKP from the coding sequence ATGCCCGCTGATCATCGGACGATCTCCCCGACCACGCCGCATTTCTGGCGCGACGCACAATTACCGTTCATTGAGGCGCGCTGTATCGAGGACGGGCGCAAGGTGTGTTACTCGCGCCACTCCCATGATGTGTTTTCAATCGGTGCGATCACCTCCGGAAGCAGCACTTACCTGCACGAGAAAACCTCCCTGACCATCAGCACCGGCACCGTAGTGCTGATGAACCCAGGTGACGTTCACGCTTGTAATCCCATCGAAGATCAGCCTTGGTCCTACATCATGCTGTACATCGACGCGGGTTGGCTGGCGTCCATTCAGCAGGTCTGCAGCGTCGGTGAGGCGCAGGCGTTTCGGCCGATTGCGGCAACGCACACGCATTCGGTGGCGTTGTTTGAAGGGTTGCTCACGTTGCACGCGATGCTGATCGATCCTGCCGTCGATGCCTTGCGCAAGCATGAAGCCACCCTCGCCTATTGCCTGCTGATGCAGCAAACACTGGGCTGTTCGGCACCGCCTGTGCGCAAGGCCAACCAGAAAGTCGAGCGCGCCGCCGCGTACATCGACCAGCACTGTCTTGAGGCGGTTCGACTGGAGGAAATCTGCCGGGCAGCCAACTTGTCCGAAGCCTATCTGATTCGCGCTTTTGAGCAGCGTTACCACATGACGCCCCACGCTTATCTGATCAATCGGCGGATTCAACTGGCCCAGACGCAACTGCGTGAGGGCGACCCGATTACCGACGTTGCCGTACAGACAGGATTTGCCGATCAGGCGCACTTCCAGCGGGTGTTCAAAAAACACCTGGCCGTGACTCCCGGGCAATACAAGCCTTAA
- a CDS encoding LysE family translocator: protein MALFALAASISPGPVNVVALSSGAQYGLRSSLRHVLGATVGFVVLLLFTGFGLHEILRQWPILTDLIRWAGMAFLLYLAWKLAVDSGQLNLGRATRQPSLLHGAAMQWLNPKAWLAAVAGMGAFVAGGEARLIGIFAIIYFVVCYLSVACWAYAGAFLGQYLGSPARIRLFNRCMALLLAVCAVSLLWV, encoded by the coding sequence ATGGCGCTGTTTGCGCTGGCGGCGTCTATTTCGCCTGGTCCGGTGAACGTCGTCGCGCTCAGTTCGGGCGCGCAGTACGGCCTTCGCTCAAGCTTGCGGCACGTGCTGGGTGCAACGGTTGGCTTTGTCGTGCTGTTGCTGTTCACCGGTTTTGGACTGCACGAGATCCTCCGGCAGTGGCCGATTTTGACGGATCTGATTCGATGGGCGGGGATGGCATTTTTGCTCTATCTGGCCTGGAAGCTGGCGGTTGACAGTGGCCAACTGAACCTCGGTCGCGCGACGCGGCAGCCTTCCCTGTTGCACGGTGCGGCGATGCAGTGGCTCAACCCCAAAGCGTGGCTGGCTGCGGTGGCGGGTATGGGGGCATTCGTGGCCGGCGGTGAGGCACGACTGATCGGCATCTTTGCGATCATCTACTTCGTCGTCTGTTACCTGTCGGTCGCCTGCTGGGCGTATGCCGGCGCTTTTCTGGGCCAGTACCTCGGCAGCCCCGCGCGCATTCGACTGTTCAACCGCTGCATGGCACTGCTGCTGGCCGTGTGTGCGGTGTCACTGCTGTGGGTCTGA